A single window of Dermacentor albipictus isolate Rhodes 1998 colony chromosome 1, USDA_Dalb.pri_finalv2, whole genome shotgun sequence DNA harbors:
- the LOC135905478 gene encoding lysosomal acid glucosylceramidase-like isoform X3: MVFSVHQRALFTVEYAYLGSAPSILKPGRLHSTMGEYLLIALATLGGVISGAAPKCWPRDYGFGSPVCVCSITHCDFIGDVRPPPRGKAFAFESNKAGLRFARTILPLNSMNSPGEKKEVQQLTINPPVNDNRGAGNSTVVLVINEKERYQSIFGFGGAFTDAVGINLKNLPHKMQDDVIKSYHSKEGLEYTIGRIPMASTDFSVRKYTYDDFPGDFELLNFSLTEEDFQLKIPYIKRAMSMSTKPIWFYGSPWSSPAWMKTSKSLVGRGFLKGRTGGLFYKTWAKYFVRFVQEYERQGVPMWGLTTQNEPTSGIVPLYPWQAMGFTPQTQRDFIKQDLGPELTKAGYGPHRLKLMIFDDNRIGVWYWANVVLGDREAAKYVSGVAVHWYKNWLMGPWVLNMVHNSYPGMFILPSEACTGYNSEPEYKVMLGSWSRAEQYATDILQNLNHWANGWTDWNLALDTQGGPNWARNFVDSPIIVNATAKEFYKQPMYYALGHFSKFLPRGSIRIGLRLSRSTENLSYGAFLTPESAVVVIVLNGGEERVMLEIKDKYGSANIRKVIEERSITTFIWRL; the protein is encoded by the exons ATGGTGTTCTCGGTACATCAACGGGCTCTATTCACAGTGGAATACGCCTATTTAGGATCGGCGCCGAGTATACTGAAACCAG GACGTCTCCATTCTACCATGGGAGAATATTTACTGATAGCCCTGGCTACACTGGGAGGCGTTATATCAG GGGCAGCCCCCAAGTGCTGGCCGAGGGACTATGGCTTTGGCAGCCCTGTGTGCGTCTGCAGCATCACGCACTGCGACTTCATCGGCGACGTAAGACCTCCGCCTAGAGGCAAAGCCTTTGCCTTCGAGAGCAACAAGGCTGGCCTCCGTTTCGCCCGAACCATCTTGCCCCTCAATTCAATGA ATTCGCCAGGAGAGAAAAAGGAAGTCCAGCAGTTGACAATAAATCCACCCGTTAACGATAATCGTGGTGCCGGAAACAGCACTGTGGTTCTCGTGATAAACGAAAAAGAGAGGTACCAAAGCATATTTGGGTTTGGAGGTGCCTTCACCGACGCCGTGGGAATAAATCTGAAAAACCTGCCACACAAAATGCAAGATGACGTTATCAAGTCCTATCATTCGAAAGAAG GGCTTGAATACACCATTGGCCGGATCCCGATGGCCAGTACTGACTTCTCAGTGCGAAAGTACACCTACGACGATTTCCCCGGTGACTTCGAACTGCTAAACTTCAGTCTCACCGAGGAAGATTTTCAGCTTAAG ATTCCATATATCAAAAGAGCGATGTCTATGTCGACCAAGCCTATCTGGTTCTATGGAAGCCCCTGGAGCAGCCCCGCTTGGATGAAAACCAGCAAAAGTTTGGTGGGGCGAGGGTTTCTCAAAGGAAGAACGGGAGGACTCTTCTACAAGACCTGGGCAAAGTACTTTGTCAG GTTTGTCCAAGAGTACGAGAGACAAGGGGTTCCCATGTGGGGTCTGACGACGCAGAACGAGCCAACGTCCGGCATCGTACCACTCTATCCCTGGCAGGCTATGGGCTTCACGCCTCAAACACAGAGGGACTTCATCAAACAGGATCTGGGACCGGAGTTGACAAAGGCAGGCTATGGCCCGCACAGGCTGAAACTCATGATTTTCGACGACAACCGTATTGGAGTGTGGTACTGGGCGAACGTG GTACTGGGCGACCGTGAAGCAGCCAAATACGTCAGTGGAGTGGCTGTACATTGGTACAAGAACTGGCTAATGGGACCTTGGGTATTGAACATGGTGCATAACAGCTACCCGGGAATGTTTATCTTGCCCTCTGAGGCCTGCACAGGTTATAATAGTGAGCCCGAGTACAAGGTGATGCTGGGCAGTTGGAGTCGCGCGGAGCAGTACGCCACCGACATACTCCAG AACCTTAATCATTGGGCTAACGGCTGGACGGACTGGAACCTAGCTTTGGATACTCAAGGCGGCCCCAACTGGGCTAGAAATTTCGTCGACTCGCCCATCATAGTGAACGCTACTGCTAAAGAGTTCTACAAACAGCCAATGTACTACGCCTTAGGCCACTTCAG caagtttcTCCCGCGAggcagcatcaggattggcttgCGTCTTAGTCGAAGTACAGAGAACCTCAGCTACGGAGCGTTCCTGACACCAGAATCGGCTGTCGTTGTGATCGTCCTCAACGG aggcGAAGAAAGAGTCATGCTCGAAATCAAAGACAAGTATGGTTCTGCAAACATCAGGAAAGTCATCGAAGAACGGTCGATAACAACGTTTATCTGGCGGTTATAG
- the LOC135905478 gene encoding lysosomal acid glucosylceramidase-like isoform X4, which produces MASGALNFVLRNKPRGLCKGRLHSTMGEYLLIALATLGGVISGAAPKCWPRDYGFGSPVCVCSITHCDFIGDVRPPPRGKAFAFESNKAGLRFARTILPLNSMNSPGEKKEVQQLTINPPVNDNRGAGNSTVVLVINEKERYQSIFGFGGAFTDAVGINLKNLPHKMQDDVIKSYHSKEGLEYTIGRIPMASTDFSVRKYTYDDFPGDFELLNFSLTEEDFQLKIPYIKRAMSMSTKPIWFYGSPWSSPAWMKTSKSLVGRGFLKGRTGGLFYKTWAKYFVRFVQEYERQGVPMWGLTTQNEPTSGIVPLYPWQAMGFTPQTQRDFIKQDLGPELTKAGYGPHRLKLMIFDDNRIGVWYWANVVLGDREAAKYVSGVAVHWYKNWLMGPWVLNMVHNSYPGMFILPSEACTGYNSEPEYKVMLGSWSRAEQYATDILQNLNHWANGWTDWNLALDTQGGPNWARNFVDSPIIVNATAKEFYKQPMYYALGHFSKFLPRGSIRIGLRLSRSTENLSYGAFLTPESAVVVIVLNGGEERVMLEIKDKYGSANIRKVIEERSITTFIWRL; this is translated from the exons ATGGCTTCTGGTGCCCTGAACTTTGTACTTCGGAATAAACCTCGAGGTTTGTGTAAAG GACGTCTCCATTCTACCATGGGAGAATATTTACTGATAGCCCTGGCTACACTGGGAGGCGTTATATCAG GGGCAGCCCCCAAGTGCTGGCCGAGGGACTATGGCTTTGGCAGCCCTGTGTGCGTCTGCAGCATCACGCACTGCGACTTCATCGGCGACGTAAGACCTCCGCCTAGAGGCAAAGCCTTTGCCTTCGAGAGCAACAAGGCTGGCCTCCGTTTCGCCCGAACCATCTTGCCCCTCAATTCAATGA ATTCGCCAGGAGAGAAAAAGGAAGTCCAGCAGTTGACAATAAATCCACCCGTTAACGATAATCGTGGTGCCGGAAACAGCACTGTGGTTCTCGTGATAAACGAAAAAGAGAGGTACCAAAGCATATTTGGGTTTGGAGGTGCCTTCACCGACGCCGTGGGAATAAATCTGAAAAACCTGCCACACAAAATGCAAGATGACGTTATCAAGTCCTATCATTCGAAAGAAG GGCTTGAATACACCATTGGCCGGATCCCGATGGCCAGTACTGACTTCTCAGTGCGAAAGTACACCTACGACGATTTCCCCGGTGACTTCGAACTGCTAAACTTCAGTCTCACCGAGGAAGATTTTCAGCTTAAG ATTCCATATATCAAAAGAGCGATGTCTATGTCGACCAAGCCTATCTGGTTCTATGGAAGCCCCTGGAGCAGCCCCGCTTGGATGAAAACCAGCAAAAGTTTGGTGGGGCGAGGGTTTCTCAAAGGAAGAACGGGAGGACTCTTCTACAAGACCTGGGCAAAGTACTTTGTCAG GTTTGTCCAAGAGTACGAGAGACAAGGGGTTCCCATGTGGGGTCTGACGACGCAGAACGAGCCAACGTCCGGCATCGTACCACTCTATCCCTGGCAGGCTATGGGCTTCACGCCTCAAACACAGAGGGACTTCATCAAACAGGATCTGGGACCGGAGTTGACAAAGGCAGGCTATGGCCCGCACAGGCTGAAACTCATGATTTTCGACGACAACCGTATTGGAGTGTGGTACTGGGCGAACGTG GTACTGGGCGACCGTGAAGCAGCCAAATACGTCAGTGGAGTGGCTGTACATTGGTACAAGAACTGGCTAATGGGACCTTGGGTATTGAACATGGTGCATAACAGCTACCCGGGAATGTTTATCTTGCCCTCTGAGGCCTGCACAGGTTATAATAGTGAGCCCGAGTACAAGGTGATGCTGGGCAGTTGGAGTCGCGCGGAGCAGTACGCCACCGACATACTCCAG AACCTTAATCATTGGGCTAACGGCTGGACGGACTGGAACCTAGCTTTGGATACTCAAGGCGGCCCCAACTGGGCTAGAAATTTCGTCGACTCGCCCATCATAGTGAACGCTACTGCTAAAGAGTTCTACAAACAGCCAATGTACTACGCCTTAGGCCACTTCAG caagtttcTCCCGCGAggcagcatcaggattggcttgCGTCTTAGTCGAAGTACAGAGAACCTCAGCTACGGAGCGTTCCTGACACCAGAATCGGCTGTCGTTGTGATCGTCCTCAACGG aggcGAAGAAAGAGTCATGCTCGAAATCAAAGACAAGTATGGTTCTGCAAACATCAGGAAAGTCATCGAAGAACGGTCGATAACAACGTTTATCTGGCGGTTATAG